One Nostoc punctiforme PCC 73102 DNA window includes the following coding sequences:
- a CDS encoding ABC1 kinase family protein has translation MGQYQPTQLKLYNPDAIARYYSYRPWLAWGRLLRIISSFAVFIISLKWDEWQDKVEQNKGKRAIQLRELLTRLGPTFIKVGQALSTRPDLIRKDFLEELIKLQDQLPPFDNAIAYKIIETELDRPINESFSELSPHPVAAASLGQVYRGRLITGEEVAVKVQRPNLRPTLTRDLYLLRWGASWVAPWLPLNLGHDLTLIVDEFGTKLFEEIDYINEGRNAEKFASNFRNDPQVKVPGIYWRYTNTHVLTLEWINGFKLTDTKSIREAGLDPEAIIQIGVTSGLQQLLEHGFFHADPHPGNLFAVPDGRMAYIDFGMMDQLEENTKETLVDALVHLVNKDYTDLAEDFVKLGFLTPDTNICPIVPALEAVLGNAIGKNVKDFNFKTITDEFSELMYEYPFRVPAKFALIIRSLVTQEGIALSLNPDFKIVEVGYPYIARRLLTGESPELRRRLLNVLFKDGKFQWQRLENLIAIARSDNNFDVLPTAQMGFQYLMSEEGKFLRRQLVLALTEDDRLHTEDVQRLWNLVKDDLKPDRLLNAAIGILTNLSREGAAAILPKATFLVPFTGNQSAIKN, from the coding sequence GTGGGTCAGTATCAACCTACTCAGCTAAAGCTCTATAATCCAGATGCGATAGCTCGCTATTATAGTTACCGTCCTTGGCTAGCCTGGGGGCGACTGCTGAGAATTATCTCCTCTTTTGCAGTATTTATAATCAGTCTCAAGTGGGACGAATGGCAAGACAAAGTTGAGCAGAACAAGGGTAAACGAGCTATCCAGTTGCGAGAACTGCTCACCCGCCTCGGCCCAACTTTTATTAAAGTTGGTCAAGCCCTCTCCACCAGACCTGACTTAATACGTAAGGATTTTTTAGAAGAACTGATCAAGTTACAAGATCAGTTACCACCTTTCGACAATGCGATCGCTTACAAAATTATCGAAACCGAGCTAGATCGTCCAATTAATGAAAGTTTTAGCGAACTCTCACCTCACCCAGTCGCAGCAGCTAGCTTGGGTCAAGTATACCGTGGTCGTCTGATCACTGGCGAAGAAGTTGCAGTGAAGGTGCAACGCCCAAACTTACGCCCAACTCTTACCCGCGACCTCTATTTATTGCGCTGGGGTGCGAGTTGGGTAGCTCCTTGGTTGCCCCTGAATCTCGGTCACGATCTCACTTTAATCGTGGACGAGTTTGGCACGAAGCTATTTGAAGAAATCGACTATATAAATGAAGGCCGCAACGCCGAAAAATTTGCTAGCAATTTCCGCAACGACCCACAAGTTAAAGTTCCAGGAATTTACTGGCGTTATACCAATACCCACGTTTTAACCCTGGAATGGATTAACGGCTTTAAGCTGACGGATACTAAAAGCATCCGCGAAGCAGGTTTAGACCCAGAAGCGATTATCCAAATTGGCGTTACTTCAGGATTGCAACAGCTCCTAGAACACGGCTTCTTTCATGCTGACCCCCATCCCGGTAATTTATTTGCTGTACCCGATGGTCGGATGGCTTATATCGACTTTGGCATGATGGATCAGTTGGAAGAAAACACCAAAGAAACACTAGTAGATGCGCTAGTGCATTTGGTGAATAAAGACTATACCGACTTAGCCGAAGACTTTGTAAAATTAGGATTTCTGACTCCAGACACGAATATTTGCCCGATAGTGCCAGCATTAGAAGCGGTGCTAGGAAACGCCATTGGCAAAAATGTCAAGGATTTTAACTTCAAAACTATTACCGATGAATTCTCGGAACTGATGTACGAATATCCTTTCCGAGTTCCGGCGAAGTTTGCTTTGATTATTCGTTCCTTAGTGACTCAAGAAGGTATTGCCCTGAGCCTCAACCCAGATTTCAAAATTGTGGAAGTGGGTTATCCCTACATAGCACGGCGGTTGCTGACGGGGGAATCGCCGGAATTACGGCGGCGATTATTGAATGTGTTGTTCAAAGATGGTAAATTTCAGTGGCAGCGTTTAGAGAATTTAATTGCGATCGCTCGTAGTGATAACAACTTTGATGTATTGCCGACAGCCCAGATGGGTTTCCAATATTTAATGTCGGAAGAAGGCAAGTTCCTGCGGCGACAGCTGGTGCTAGCTCTCACTGAAGATGACCGCCTCCACACCGAAGATGTCCAACGTCTGTGGAACCTAGTTAAAGATGACTTAAAACCGGATCGTTTACTAAATGCAGCGATCGGTATTTTAACAAATTTATCTAGAGAAGGCGCGGCGGCTATTCTGCCAAAAGCTACATTTCTAGTGCCTTTTACTGGAAACCAGTCAGCAATTAAAAACTAA
- a CDS encoding Npun_R2821/Npun_R2822 family protein → MNGICTLGNDYVFDQLVALLNSIDVILGPEIPVCIYPFDDQTQRIADEIAKRPNVFLYDNQESINRWDQFMLSAAPERLNRSKSRLYGAHRRFCAFDGPFDKFIYLDADTLVMNSLTSVFEKLDTYDFVVYDFQFKDVSKIYNVNSPKLLEVFEQKRIDSEIFCSGFYGAKRGTFNSEQRDLLISHLQNGEAEILYGGAGEQPLINYMVMRSNLYIYNFARQLPDNAKTGCSATSKHFEEREHLLYDKGNRLTYLHYIGIPPNINQAVCAGENIDFPYRDLFLYYRYLNEPDKRPIFQNPPKNYNDAPVPNLLTRALRKLKLINQG, encoded by the coding sequence ATGAATGGTATTTGTACCCTTGGCAATGATTATGTTTTCGATCAACTGGTGGCTTTGCTCAACAGTATTGATGTTATCTTGGGCCCCGAAATTCCTGTTTGTATCTATCCTTTCGACGATCAGACACAGCGAATTGCTGATGAAATAGCTAAACGACCTAATGTATTTCTTTACGATAATCAAGAATCAATCAACCGTTGGGATCAATTTATGCTCTCAGCAGCACCAGAGCGATTGAATCGGAGTAAATCACGGTTGTATGGCGCTCATCGGCGTTTTTGCGCCTTTGATGGGCCATTCGATAAATTTATCTATTTAGATGCAGACACCTTGGTGATGAATTCTCTGACATCGGTGTTTGAAAAGCTAGATACGTATGATTTTGTTGTCTACGATTTCCAATTTAAAGACGTTAGTAAGATATATAATGTTAACTCGCCAAAATTACTAGAAGTTTTCGAGCAAAAGCGGATTGATTCTGAAATTTTTTGCTCCGGTTTCTATGGTGCAAAACGAGGAACATTTAACTCAGAACAAAGAGATTTACTAATATCGCATTTACAAAATGGTGAGGCGGAAATTTTGTATGGCGGTGCTGGAGAACAACCACTGATAAACTACATGGTAATGAGGTCTAATCTTTATATTTATAACTTTGCTCGTCAACTACCAGATAATGCAAAGACAGGATGTTCCGCCACATCTAAGCACTTCGAGGAACGAGAACACCTTCTTTATGACAAAGGTAATCGGCTAACCTACCTTCATTATATTGGTATCCCTCCTAATATTAATCAAGCAGTCTGTGCTGGAGAAAATATTGATTTTCCCTATCGAGATTTATTTCTCTACTATCGTTACTTAAACGAACCAGATAAGCGTCCCATCTTTCAAAACCCTCCGAAGAATTATAATGACGCTCCAGTACCAAATTTACTTACAAGAGCTTTGCGAAAACTTAAGTTAATTAACCAAGGATAA
- a CDS encoding DUF3352 domain-containing protein, giving the protein MPESKSKFFIPAVGAALVVAGSIAAYTYLKGPSGSSSDALGSAKLVPSTALMATYITTDPQAWAKLQQFGTPEAQKLVAKGLEDFNKQMFSDGNVSYEKDIKPWVGGVMIAVLPPNSVKPAQLKVPSGAPNVPTNLQQESNILIVVGIKDKISALNFANKLKSQKGVKSQESDYQGQKILETTENGKPTYSVVLNNSHLLLAPEKQAVEKAIDTFKGQSSFASKEGASSILSKGVDVKNSLAQIYVPDYAVMVQQLTAGSQQAKQLPPQALAQLKQIKSVVAGVGVDDAGVRVKAIANLDPQLNKFQYQSSPGNIVGQFPTDTFALISGNGISRGWETLVEQSKDYPEMKQALEQARGQVKIANIDLDKDIFGWMNGEFAFGAIPSNQGVLASVGFGGALVFDTSDRKTAEATLTKLDNLAKVQQINIANRNIGGKDVTEWQIPKQGALLAHGWLDQDTVFVALGGPIADAISDRKNQSLDNSEAFKAVTGSLQKPNGGYFYLDMDKTKTVPLVNSLISSDPNTITILNSIRGLGFTANSPDKSTSELEMLLALKPSAK; this is encoded by the coding sequence ATGCCCGAAAGTAAATCAAAGTTTTTCATTCCTGCGGTTGGTGCTGCTCTCGTTGTAGCAGGAAGTATCGCGGCTTACACGTATTTGAAAGGCCCATCAGGAAGTAGCTCAGACGCTCTCGGCAGTGCTAAATTAGTACCTTCAACAGCATTGATGGCAACTTATATTACTACTGACCCTCAAGCTTGGGCAAAGTTACAGCAATTTGGTACTCCAGAGGCACAAAAGTTAGTGGCAAAAGGTCTGGAAGATTTCAATAAGCAAATGTTCAGTGACGGTAACGTTTCTTATGAAAAAGACATAAAGCCTTGGGTTGGTGGTGTGATGATTGCTGTACTACCACCAAATTCTGTGAAACCAGCACAGTTAAAAGTGCCCTCCGGGGCACCTAATGTACCAACAAATTTACAGCAGGAATCAAATATCCTGATAGTAGTGGGAATCAAGGATAAAATCAGTGCCTTGAATTTTGCTAACAAATTGAAGTCACAGAAAGGGGTGAAATCCCAAGAATCTGACTACCAAGGTCAAAAAATTCTTGAAACTACAGAAAATGGCAAACCTACATATAGCGTAGTTTTAAATAATAGTCACTTGTTATTAGCCCCCGAAAAGCAAGCTGTAGAAAAAGCAATTGACACCTTTAAGGGACAGTCTTCTTTTGCCAGTAAAGAAGGTGCAAGCAGCATTCTCAGCAAAGGAGTGGATGTTAAAAATAGCCTCGCCCAAATTTATGTACCAGACTATGCAGTTATGGTACAGCAGTTAACTGCCGGAAGTCAGCAGGCAAAGCAGTTACCTCCACAAGCCTTGGCGCAACTGAAGCAGATAAAATCTGTGGTAGCGGGTGTTGGTGTTGATGATGCGGGAGTGCGGGTAAAAGCGATCGCTAATTTAGATCCACAGCTGAATAAATTCCAGTATCAATCAAGTCCGGGAAATATAGTCGGGCAATTTCCTACTGATACCTTTGCTCTGATTAGCGGAAATGGCATCAGCCGTGGCTGGGAAACTTTAGTAGAACAGTCAAAAGATTATCCAGAAATGAAGCAAGCCTTGGAGCAAGCACGAGGACAAGTGAAAATTGCCAATATTGATCTAGATAAGGATATTTTTGGCTGGATGAATGGGGAATTTGCCTTTGGTGCTATTCCATCCAATCAAGGAGTGTTAGCCAGTGTTGGTTTTGGAGGTGCTTTAGTATTTGACACTAGCGATCGCAAAACAGCCGAAGCCACCTTGACAAAATTGGATAATTTGGCCAAAGTACAACAAATCAACATCGCTAATAGAAATATCGGTGGTAAAGACGTAACTGAATGGCAAATCCCCAAACAGGGAGCTTTATTGGCGCATGGTTGGCTGGATCAAGATACTGTATTTGTGGCTCTTGGTGGCCCAATTGCTGACGCAATCAGCGATCGCAAAAATCAATCTCTCGATAATAGCGAAGCTTTCAAAGCCGTTACTGGTTCTTTGCAAAAGCCCAACGGCGGCTATTTCTACCTGGATATGGATAAAACTAAAACTGTACCATTGGTCAATAGTTTAATCTCATCCGATCCCAATACCATCACAATCCTCAATTCCATTCGTGGTCTTGGTTTTACTGCTAATAGCCCCGATAAATCTACCAGTGAATTAGAGATGTTGTTAGCTCTCAAGCCTTCTGCAAAATAA
- a CDS encoding Npun_R2821/Npun_R2822 family protein, which yields MIDGIYILANDVVYDQLVALLNSIEANAGRKIPICILPYNQRLDKVKAEIASRDNVSLFEDSDSIAYWDNFATQIWKNYPRAQRTWREWGFSELYELPMHRKFCAVDGPFDRFIYFDADTLLMGPVDYVYEQLDTSDWVVNDFQYKSDLKFIFDGSPEQMQQIFNSEKLQDKVFCAGWFATKKNIFPPAIRADLMGKLISGEADVMAFLAPDQSLFNYMVLRSGISYYNFAFHDCEQATGNHWSSKFDVVDNILFDQGRKLTYLHYMSVSSSAFVRLCGGEDVDIPYRDVFLYYRYLKSPEKRPQSFTRPSQITLLQKSTSSFIQQRVNNIKLKYRNFKDKINGY from the coding sequence ATGATTGATGGTATTTACATCCTAGCCAATGATGTTGTCTATGATCAACTAGTAGCATTGCTCAACAGTATAGAAGCTAATGCTGGTAGGAAAATTCCTATTTGTATACTTCCATATAATCAGCGCTTAGATAAGGTGAAAGCAGAGATTGCATCTAGAGATAATGTCAGCTTATTTGAAGATTCTGATTCCATAGCTTATTGGGATAACTTTGCGACTCAGATATGGAAAAATTATCCTAGAGCGCAAAGAACTTGGCGAGAGTGGGGTTTTTCAGAACTCTATGAGTTACCAATGCACCGCAAATTTTGTGCTGTGGATGGCCCCTTTGATAGATTTATTTATTTTGATGCAGATACCTTGTTAATGGGGCCAGTAGATTATGTATATGAACAATTAGATACATCTGATTGGGTAGTCAATGATTTTCAATATAAGTCTGACTTAAAATTTATTTTTGATGGTTCACCAGAGCAAATGCAGCAAATTTTCAATTCAGAAAAATTGCAAGATAAAGTATTTTGTGCTGGTTGGTTTGCAACCAAGAAAAATATTTTTCCTCCAGCGATAAGAGCCGATTTAATGGGCAAATTAATATCGGGTGAGGCAGATGTCATGGCTTTTTTAGCACCTGACCAATCTTTATTTAACTACATGGTGTTGAGAAGTGGAATTTCCTATTATAACTTTGCTTTTCATGACTGCGAGCAGGCAACTGGTAATCACTGGAGTTCTAAATTTGATGTAGTAGATAATATCCTCTTTGACCAAGGGCGGAAATTGACCTACTTACACTATATGAGTGTATCTTCTTCAGCTTTTGTGCGGCTTTGTGGAGGTGAAGATGTAGATATCCCTTACCGCGATGTTTTCTTATATTATCGCTATTTAAAGTCGCCTGAAAAACGGCCTCAAAGTTTTACCCGCCCAAGCCAGATAACGCTTTTGCAAAAGTCTACTAGTAGTTTTATTCAGCAAAGAGTAAACAATATTAAATTAAAGTATCGTAACTTCAAGGATAAAATTAATGGTTACTAA
- a CDS encoding glycosyltransferase family 10 domain-containing protein, whose protein sequence is MTIKTVGMISSYRGLETRADWLWQQTPHQFGVWGNMQMQSLATKPDFLLMYQFDFPQAAPQKSWLDSFRKRQQKSVVNVDSLLRGINKDRIIYLLREPPLDEIVETTNHNYQQAQKYCGYISGPDDFAPTPDYMPAIWYHSNSFQDLNEMPPPEKVAPCSWITSGISRTAKHRQRLDFLQSLQSSGMKFDLYGRNLPESAKKSGELGNKWYGMAPYYYNLAIENYADNNWYVSEKLWDSLLAWCLPIYYGGPAADKLLPPGSFLRLPSLDEKGIAYIQEVTATPDAWYAAKDAIAEARQIILHKLNLLNWLSNFVDQHS, encoded by the coding sequence ATGACTATAAAAACTGTAGGAATGATTAGCAGCTATCGAGGTTTAGAAACTAGAGCCGATTGGCTGTGGCAACAAACCCCTCATCAATTTGGAGTTTGGGGCAATATGCAAATGCAGTCACTAGCAACTAAACCAGATTTTCTACTGATGTATCAATTTGATTTTCCCCAAGCAGCGCCACAAAAATCTTGGTTAGATAGCTTTCGCAAACGGCAGCAAAAATCAGTAGTAAATGTTGATTCTCTACTGCGTGGTATCAACAAAGATCGGATTATTTATTTGCTAAGGGAACCGCCTTTAGATGAAATTGTCGAAACAACTAATCATAATTATCAACAAGCCCAGAAGTATTGCGGCTACATTTCTGGCCCCGATGATTTTGCCCCGACTCCTGACTATATGCCTGCTATTTGGTATCATTCAAATTCATTTCAAGATTTAAATGAAATGCCTCCACCTGAAAAGGTTGCCCCATGCAGTTGGATTACTTCGGGAATTAGTCGTACAGCCAAACATCGCCAGCGTTTAGACTTTTTACAGTCCCTACAATCTAGTGGCATGAAATTTGATTTATATGGGCGTAACCTACCAGAATCGGCTAAAAAATCGGGAGAGCTAGGTAACAAATGGTATGGGATGGCACCATACTATTACAATTTGGCAATTGAAAATTATGCTGACAATAATTGGTATGTCAGTGAGAAACTTTGGGATAGTTTACTTGCCTGGTGTCTACCAATCTACTATGGTGGCCCTGCTGCTGATAAATTATTGCCACCGGGTAGTTTTTTGCGGTTGCCCAGTTTAGATGAAAAAGGTATTGCCTACATCCAAGAAGTGACGGCTACACCTGATGCTTGGTATGCTGCCAAAGATGCGATCGCAGAAGCACGTCAAATTATTCTACATAAATTAAACTTACTTAACTGGTTATCAAACTTTGTCGATCAACACTCATAA
- a CDS encoding Npun_R2821/Npun_R2822 family protein has protein sequence MSRGIYIVANDRVIDNAIALLNSIRYYDPEVTIYLIPFNENYHKVAEQLSTLHKVQIFPDLELIDKFTKRIGEIFDRDFLALPNKMRKLVAWFGPLDEFIYIDTDIVVFEKIADNLDKLSEVDFFCCDYHYANDKLRNIFSPFVKEQQLFSDAQLQDVFNSGFWASRKGVITEEQMDEALRECAAHREYFDFSEGVTDQPILNYLVLKLIDKRGNLVKIPGGGPGSWAGSQSFQQQDYALYDRGQRLKYLHWAGTRMKTGSPYWQLWEHYRYLHEGKFAFISKLTRRLFPFVAART, from the coding sequence ATGAGTAGGGGAATTTATATTGTTGCCAACGATCGTGTTATTGATAATGCGATCGCTTTACTAAATAGTATTCGTTACTACGATCCAGAAGTAACCATTTATCTAATACCATTTAACGAAAATTATCACAAGGTAGCAGAACAGCTTTCTACCTTACACAAAGTGCAAATTTTCCCAGATTTGGAACTTATTGATAAATTTACTAAACGCATCGGAGAAATTTTTGATCGAGATTTCCTTGCCTTACCAAACAAAATGCGTAAACTAGTTGCGTGGTTTGGTCCTTTAGATGAATTTATTTATATTGATACAGATATTGTCGTTTTTGAAAAAATCGCCGACAATTTAGACAAACTTTCAGAAGTTGATTTCTTCTGTTGTGATTACCATTATGCCAATGACAAACTGCGAAATATCTTTTCCCCATTTGTGAAAGAGCAGCAACTTTTTTCTGATGCTCAACTTCAAGATGTTTTCAACAGTGGGTTTTGGGCTTCGAGAAAAGGAGTTATTACCGAAGAACAGATGGATGAAGCTTTGCGCGAGTGTGCAGCGCATCGTGAATATTTCGATTTTTCTGAAGGAGTTACAGACCAACCAATTTTAAATTATCTTGTTCTCAAACTGATTGACAAACGAGGAAACCTCGTCAAAATTCCTGGTGGTGGGCCTGGTAGTTGGGCGGGTTCACAAAGTTTCCAACAGCAAGATTATGCCCTCTATGACCGAGGACAACGACTAAAATATCTCCACTGGGCTGGTACGCGGATGAAAACTGGTAGTCCCTATTGGCAATTGTGGGAACACTATCGCTATCTCCATGAGGGTAAATTCGCTTTCATCTCCAAACTGACTCGCCGCTTATTTCCTTTTGTTGCTGCCCGCACTTAA
- a CDS encoding M1 family metallopeptidase — MSKSYFDTDNNGHKPFELPGARPHYNPDRPGQVEHIFLDLSLDIPKKSYQGICSIRLLPIRNGIDRLTLDAVNLNIESVQVDDVPQNFDYDGEQLSIKLSEVTQIGKRLLIAIAYSVAKPQRGIYFIQPDKHYPNKPTQVWTQGEDEDSRFWFPCFDYPGQLSTSEIRVRVPNPLVAISNGELIDTTEDGDYKIYHWLQQQVHPTYLMTLAVGDFAEIQDEWKGKPVTYYVEKGREEDAKRSMGKTPRMIEFLSQKYGYPYPFPKYAQVCVDDFIFGGMENTSTTLLTDRCLLDERAALDNRNTESLVVHELAHQWFGDLVVIKHWSHAWIKEGMASYSEVMWTEQEYSLEEAAYYRFLEARRYISEDSSRYRRPMVTHVYREAIELYDRHIYEKGSCVYHMIRAQLGDELFWQAIQTFVQDNAHKTVETIDLLRAIEKATGHNLLFLFDQYVYRGGHPDFKVAYSWDGDAKLAKITVTQTQAAEDKNGSKDLFDLKIPIGFGYTQQEGKSEELGVKNNSKLTTPNSQLKTFVVRVNEREQSFYFPLENKPQYISFDVENNYLKTVALEYPIAELKAQLESDPNPISRIYAAEALTKKGGLEATKALSASLKNDPLWGVRVEVAKQLAKINLDQAFDGLVLGLKDKNAYVRRSVVEALAQIKTAESYKVVRGLLQKGDPSYYVEATASRVIGAIASANLEEKPKEDKVIKQLKGILEEKAGWNEVVRSGAIAGLAEFKTSEAALNLLLEYTKIGVPQPLRLATIRALGKISVGQSPVNLERILEKLAELAKETFFLTQVAVAAALGQMETPKAVGILRSLAEQTADGRVRRNAEEEISRVQKNIGSEKTLRQLREDFDQLKQQNQELRSRLENLEAKSK; from the coding sequence ATGTCGAAGTCTTATTTTGATACAGATAATAACGGACACAAACCTTTTGAGTTACCGGGAGCAAGACCACACTACAATCCCGATCGCCCAGGACAGGTGGAGCATATTTTTCTCGATCTCAGCTTAGATATTCCTAAGAAAAGCTATCAGGGCATTTGTAGCATTCGCCTCTTGCCAATCCGTAATGGCATTGACCGTTTGACTTTGGATGCTGTCAACCTGAATATCGAGTCTGTGCAAGTGGACGATGTGCCACAAAATTTTGACTACGACGGGGAACAGCTTTCTATCAAACTTTCTGAGGTAACTCAGATTGGTAAACGCTTGCTGATTGCGATCGCCTATTCGGTGGCAAAACCGCAACGCGGTATTTATTTTATCCAACCAGACAAGCATTATCCAAATAAGCCCACTCAAGTTTGGACTCAGGGAGAAGACGAAGACTCTCGCTTTTGGTTCCCCTGCTTTGACTATCCAGGACAATTGTCTACTTCAGAAATTCGCGTTCGTGTCCCCAACCCCCTCGTGGCGATTTCCAACGGCGAACTGATTGACACCACAGAAGATGGTGATTATAAAATCTACCATTGGTTACAGCAACAAGTTCATCCTACCTACTTGATGACTTTGGCAGTAGGTGACTTTGCCGAAATTCAGGATGAATGGAAGGGTAAACCAGTCACCTACTACGTAGAAAAGGGACGGGAGGAAGATGCTAAACGCAGCATGGGCAAAACTCCCCGGATGATCGAATTTTTGAGCCAAAAGTATGGTTATCCATATCCTTTCCCGAAATATGCCCAGGTTTGTGTCGATGATTTCATCTTTGGCGGGATGGAAAACACCTCCACAACCTTGTTAACAGATAGATGTTTGCTTGATGAACGCGCCGCTTTAGATAACCGCAACACCGAAAGTTTAGTCGTCCACGAACTCGCCCACCAGTGGTTTGGTGATTTGGTGGTGATTAAGCATTGGTCTCATGCTTGGATTAAGGAAGGAATGGCTTCCTATTCTGAGGTAATGTGGACAGAGCAAGAATATAGTCTAGAAGAAGCAGCTTACTATCGTTTTTTAGAAGCTCGTCGTTACATTAGTGAAGATAGCAGCCGCTACCGTCGCCCGATGGTAACACATGTTTACCGCGAAGCTATTGAACTTTACGATCGCCACATCTACGAAAAAGGGTCTTGTGTTTATCACATGATTCGGGCCCAATTAGGAGATGAATTATTTTGGCAGGCTATTCAAACATTTGTCCAAGATAATGCCCACAAAACTGTAGAAACTATAGATTTACTCAGGGCGATTGAAAAGGCTACTGGACATAATCTTTTGTTTCTCTTTGATCAATATGTTTATCGTGGCGGCCATCCCGATTTTAAGGTAGCTTACTCTTGGGATGGAGATGCTAAGTTGGCAAAAATTACGGTAACTCAAACTCAAGCTGCTGAAGATAAAAATGGCAGTAAAGATTTGTTTGATTTAAAAATACCTATTGGTTTTGGCTATACCCAACAAGAAGGGAAAAGTGAGGAGTTAGGAGTTAAAAATAATTCCAAACTCACAACTCCTAACTCACAACTCAAGACTTTTGTCGTGCGTGTAAATGAACGAGAACAAAGCTTCTACTTTCCCCTAGAAAATAAGCCTCAATATATCAGCTTTGATGTTGAGAATAATTACCTAAAAACAGTAGCTTTAGAGTATCCAATAGCAGAGTTAAAAGCACAATTAGAATCTGACCCCAACCCAATTTCGCGCATCTATGCAGCAGAAGCTTTAACGAAAAAAGGCGGGTTAGAAGCAACAAAAGCACTGTCTGCGTCCCTCAAAAATGACCCATTGTGGGGTGTGCGGGTGGAAGTGGCAAAACAACTAGCCAAAATTAATTTAGACCAAGCTTTTGATGGCTTAGTTCTGGGATTAAAAGATAAAAATGCTTACGTGCGACGATCTGTAGTGGAAGCACTTGCTCAAATCAAAACTGCTGAAAGCTATAAAGTTGTAAGAGGGTTGTTGCAAAAAGGCGATCCCAGCTACTATGTGGAGGCAACAGCCTCTCGTGTGATTGGCGCGATCGCATCTGCAAACTTGGAAGAAAAACCCAAGGAAGATAAGGTAATAAAGCAACTCAAGGGCATTTTAGAAGAAAAGGCGGGTTGGAATGAAGTAGTGCGGAGTGGTGCGATCGCTGGTTTAGCTGAATTCAAAACCTCGGAAGCAGCTTTAAATCTACTACTCGAATACACCAAAATCGGTGTACCACAACCTCTACGTTTAGCCACAATTCGCGCTTTAGGAAAGATTTCTGTAGGTCAAAGTCCGGTTAATTTGGAACGGATTTTAGAAAAACTGGCAGAACTAGCTAAAGAAACCTTCTTTTTAACGCAAGTGGCGGTAGCAGCAGCATTGGGACAAATGGAAACACCCAAAGCAGTCGGAATTTTGCGATCGCTAGCTGAACAAACAGCCGATGGGCGTGTCCGTCGCAATGCTGAAGAAGAAATTTCCAGGGTGCAAAAGAACATCGGTTCAGAAAAAACCCTCCGTCAATTGCGTGAAGATTTCGACCAACTCAAGCAACAAAACCAGGAATTGAGAAGCCGTTTAGAAAACTTGGAGGCCAAATCTAAATAG